The following coding sequences lie in one Lolium perenne isolate Kyuss_39 chromosome 2, Kyuss_2.0, whole genome shotgun sequence genomic window:
- the LOC127332685 gene encoding uncharacterized protein, whose translation MEEAATASLRRREEKKRRQRLAAITLGSGEYFNSVSAVPVQDSGSTVRRPRFPTPIMSPSTFLLENFDAAEWVLVQRRRRRFRRTGPVKNRWTLDHSVHRRQRWSATYVPSQIQHKENSNFEHPVFELGRAIACAYDDEPICHVPGKGSMGPERVIASRAPTRVTRFDRGQPCRLGFGKSPFCPAPRIPPLVPAVAAVMNRGGGNPTRGGRGNGRWEGGGTGPPQGGRSSFEQGGPSGYAGHGGNYGAGAERSNDVFGDGIFRAGHGRPNNAGGGFRNQQSFNRGYNRSFGGNNFNRRPSNTYVRRDDPPRDGPDLSGLNDAQRRIVKEAAEAFAKQILATSSSDSVPHDAALPIARESGRVTPTVRQTQVARPSEVSRTFGTNTVGVLVQGGAPAERNTGAGLSQNTVPNMTSDLALAAAAKKKGPECFRCHKTGHCINDCIAVLCDVCQSADHATRDCPTLRAPRPRIAVYGVGHVDLTFWKIPLSGDVRPRVENTRLGKVAVEGGIMTIPELIAQLQFLMPDDQYQWDVQQMEDNVFRVNFPSRSDLVKAQHFGKFCVPKSQITLSFDFWRKDVEPVWTAEEVWVRVHGFPPFALDEIVALWAFGDIFGETTDIDIPYTRANNVLRIRISCLDPALIPTSLDVKIRNDFFRLSFEVEGLRAPTTVDDGVSEDMHKDDDMDHDGPTKNSGDDIDREVKRKKNEEESKDSDYEPSHPDPSAGTSIAVSPFKGAQNNENLIVHATPSAAADLDLCDGNGDSLYPAETSVDELEANLMYDEQGSRRINLVDQRVVEAAVCVHGTCTQRAPQGKEIVVCVPDTCTQQTSIGASGGAVHGACRGDVGASTETPISAANGACSTASSMPRAVSSSTARVLSSTPISSSLVNATKGLTSSPLGTSKRTYVHTVTPKRNSTTNTTVSTLPLPVKDMAGLATKMSTTPGIMTTPVSPALFSDEVIAYGGIKSQEAKGIRSSGRLRAQPNADATQLEKAMLLAQRRNESFAQGHSSSCALDTVMGFPATGGAAQGYGYWLQQTAGAYSGLLLPGYWVATH comes from the exons ATGGAGGAGGCGGCTACTGCTTCGCTACGGCGACGTGAAGAGAAGAAGAGGAGACAGAGATTAGCGGCGATCACGCTCGGATCAGGTGAGTATTTCAATTCAGTTTCTGCTGTGCCTGTCCAGGATTCCGGATCGACGGTGAGGAGACCAAGGTTTCCAACGCCGATTATGTCGCCATCGACCTTCTTGCTCGAAAATTTTGATGCTGCTGAGTGGGTGCTTGTTCAGCGGAGACGGCGACGGTTTCGGAGGACAGGGCCAGTGAAAAACAGGTGGACATTAGATCACAGTGTGCATCGCCGGCAGAGATGGTCGGCGACGTATGTGCCATCTCAGATTCAGCACAAGGAAAATTCGAATTTTGAACATCCTGTTTTTGAGTTGGGCCGGGCCATTGCTTGCGCATACGATGACGAGCCGATTTGCCATGTTCCAGGAAAGGGCAGTATGGGCCCGGAACGGGTGATCGCGTCTCGTGCGCCTACACGCGTGACTCGTTTTGATCGTGGTCAACCGTGTAGGCTAGGTTTCGGTAAGTCCCCTTTCTGTCCCGCACCACGTATTCCTCCGCTCGTTCCTGCTGTCGCCGCCGTCATGAATCGCGGTGGAGGTAATCCGACGAGGGGAGGCCGTGGAAATGGGAGGTGGGAAGGGGGTGGAACTGGTCCGCCGCAAGGCGGTAGATCCAGTTTCGAGCAGGGCGGCCCAAGTGGTTATGCCGGACATGGAGGGAACTATGGTGCTGGGGCGGAACGCTCCAACGATGTCTTCGGTGATGGTATTTTTCGGGCTGGTCATGGGCGCCCCAATAATGCTGGGGGCGGCTTCAGGAATCAGCAAAGTTTTAACAGAGGGTACAACCGCAGTTTCGGAGGTAATAACTTTAATCGCCGTCCTTCTAACACTTATGTTCGGCGGGATGATCCGCCTAGGGATGGTCCTGATCTTAGTGGTCTCAATGATGCCCAAAGACGCATAGTTAAGGAAGCAGCTGAAGCTTTTGCTAAACAGATACTTGCTACTTCTAGTTCTGATTCAGTTCCTCATGATGCTGCTTTGCCAATTGCTCGAGAATCTGGGCGGGTTACACCCACAGTGAGACAGACGCAGGTAGCAAGGCCTTCTGAGGTTTCTCGCACTTTTGGTACTAATACTGTTGGGGTACTGGTACAAGGAGGGGCTCCGGCAGAAAGAAATACAGGGGCTGGGCTCTCGCAGAATactgtgccaaatatgacctctgATTTGGCTTTGGCTGCTGCGGCAAAAAAGAAAGGCCCGGAGTGTTTTCGGTGCCACAAAACTGGGCATTGTATCAATGATTGTATAGCAGTTTTATGTGATGTTTGTCAGAGTGCTGATCATGCAACTAGAGACTGCCCTACTTTGCGTGCTCCAAGACCAAGAATTGCTGTTTATGGGGTTGGACATGTAGATTTAACTTTTTGGAAGATACCACTGTCTGGTGATGTTCGGCCTCGTGTTGAGAACACTAGGTTGGGTAAGGTGGCTGTTGAAGGAGGGATCATGACCATACCTGAATTAATAGCACAGTTGCAGTTTCTGATGCCTGATGATCAGTACCAATGGGATGTTCAGCAAATGGAAGATAATGTATTCAGGGTCAATTTTCCAAGTAGAAGTGACTTGGTTAAGGCTCAGCATTTTGGCAAATTTTGTGTACCGAAATCACAAATTACTTTGTCCTTTGATTTTTGGAGAAAAGATGTAGAACCTGTTTGGACGGCAGAAGAGGTGTGGGTCAGAGTGCATGGTTTTCCTCCTTTTGCTCTTGATGAGATTGTAGCTTTATGGGCTTTTGGTGATATTTTTGGTGAGACTACAGATATTGATATACCTTACACAAGGGCAAATAATGTTTTGCGAATCCGCATAAGTTGTTTGGATCCTGCTCTTATTCCCACTAGCCTTGATGTCAAGATTCGTAATGATTTCTTCCGACTCAGTTTTGAAGTGGAGGGCTTAAGGGCTCCAACAACAGTTGACGATGGTGTGTCTGAAGATATGCATAAGGATGATGACATGGACCATGATGGCCCTACTAAGAACTCTGGTGATGATATCGACAGAGAAGTCAAGAGGAAGAAGAATGAGGAGGAAAGCAAAGATTCTGATTATGAACCATCTCATCCGGATCCCTCTGCTGGTACATCTATTGCTGTTTCTCCATTTAAAGGGGCTCAAAATAATGAGAATTTGATTGTGCATGCTACACCTAG TGCTGCGGCGGACCTGGACTTGTGTGATGGGAATGGTGACTCCTTGTACCCGGCTGAGACCAGTGTTGATGAACTGGAGGCTAATCTTATGTATGATGAACAAGGCAGCCGCAGGATTAATCTTGTTGATCAGAGGGTGGTGGAGGCCGCTGTGTGTGTGCATGGCACATGCACACAGCGAGCGCCACAAGGGAAGGAGATTGTTGTGTGTGTGCCTGACACATGCACACAGCAGACGTCGATCGGGGCATCGGGAGGAGCTGTGCATGGCGCATGCAGGGGGGACGTCGGTGCGTCGACTGAGACGCCGATCAGCGCGGCGAATGGCGCATGCAGCACCGCGTCGTCCATGCCTCGGGCGGTCTCCTCGTCGACGGCGCGGGTTTTGTCCTCGACGCCTATATCTTCATCGCTGGTTAATGCAACAAAGGGCCTTACCAGTTCGCCTCTGGGTACTTCAAAGCGTACGTATGTGCATACGGTAACACCAAAACGGAATTCTACGACGAATACAACTGTTTCTACCTTGCCATTGCCGGTTAAGGATATG GCAGGCTTGGCTACCAAGATGAGTACCACACCGGGTATAATGACCACGCCGGTATCTCCAGCTTTATTTTCTGATGAGGTGATTGCGTATGGAGGCATTAAATCACAAGAGGCAAAAGGTATTCGGTCAAGTGGAAGACTTAGAGCGCAACCAAATGCTGATGCGACTCAGCTAGAAAAAGCTATGCTACTGGCTCAAAGGCGTAATGAAAGCTTTGCACAAG
- the LOC127332689 gene encoding protein NEGATIVE GRAVITROPIC RESPONSE OF ROOTS → MGLINWVQNRLNTKQDKKRPTAAAGSSARNAPARARCLDQEYDAREERSAADWSMLSIGTLGNEQPTAPSEDQAVPDFTVEEVKKLQDALNKLLRRAKSKSSARGSTAGAGDDEQNLPLDRFLNCPSSLEVDRRLSLRLQAPDAAGQNGGAEFSPDTQIILSKARELLASTTGGGVKQKSFKFLLKKMFVCGGGFAPQPSFKDPVETKLEKLFRTMLHKKMSAARPSNAASSSRKYYLEDKQMEKIQMDGCHEDEEEEDDNGEDVSKWDKTDSDFIVLEV, encoded by the exons ATGGGG CTCATTAACTGGGTTCAGAATCGCTTGAATACCAAACAAGACAAGAAacgccccaccgccgccgccgggagCTCGGCTCGCA ATGCTCCGGCCCGGGCGCGCTGCCTCGACCAGGAATACGACGCTCGCGAGGAGAGGAGCGCCGCCGACTGGAGCATGCTCTCCATCGGGACGCTCGGCAACGAGCAGCCCACGGCTCCGTCGGAGGACCAGGCGGTGCCGGACTTCACCGTCGAGGAGGTGAAGAAGCTGCAGGACGCGCTGAACAAGCTGCTCCGGCGCGCCAAGTCCAAGTCCAGCGCCCGCGGCTccaccgccggcgccggcgacgacgagCAGAACCTGCCGCTCGACAGGTTCCTCAACTGCCCCTCCAGCCTCGAGGTCGACCGCCGGCTCTCGCTCAGGCTGCAGGCCCCTGACGCGGCGGGCCAGAACGGGGGCGCGGAGTTCTCGCCGGACACGCAGATCATACTCAGCAAGGccagggagctcctcgccagcaccACCGGCGGCGGCGTCAAGCAGAAGTCCTTCAAGTTTCTCCTCAAGAAGATGTTCGTCTGCGGCGGCGGCTTCGCGCCGCAGCCAAGCTTCAAGGATCCAGTCGAAACAAAGCTGGAGAAG TTATTTAGgacgatgcttcacaagaagatgAGCGCCGCGCGACCGAGCAACGCGGCATCGTCGTCAAGGAAGTATTACCTAGAGGACAAACAAATGGAGAAGATCCAAATGGATGGTTGTcacgaggatgaggaggaggaggatgacaacgGAGAAGATGTCTCGAAGTGGGACAAAACAGATTCAGACT TCATTGTTCTTGAGGTGTAA
- the LOC127332686 gene encoding elongation factor 1-delta 1 isoform X1 has translation MAPSFNVNSEAGLKNLDTYLLSRSYISGYQASKDDMAVFAEFSVAPPSKYTNVVRWYYHIDALLKLSGVTAAGQGVKVESSIVPEASTSADTKGKAPAADDDDDDDVDLFGEETEEEKKAAAERAAAVKASSKKKESGKSSVLLDVKPWDDETDMAKLEEAVRSVKMEGLLWGASKLMPVGYGIKKLQIMMTIIDDLVSVDTLIEDHLCVEPANEYIQSCDIVAFNKICEFLQLL, from the exons ATGGCGCCTTCCTTCAATGTCAACTCCGAGGCTGGCCTTAAAAACCTTGATACATACCTTCTGTCCCGCAGCTACATCTCTGG ATACCAAGCTTCCAAGGATGACATGGCtgtgtttgctgaattttcggttGCCCCTCCCTCAAAGTACACCAATGTTGTAAGGTGGTACTATCACATCGATGCACTCCTAAAGCTGAG TGGAGTTACTGCAGCTGGTCAAGGTGTCAAGGTCGAGTCTTCAATTGTCCCTGAAGCATCTACTTCTGCTGATACCAAGGGAAAG GCTCCTGCagctgatgatgacgatgatgacgatgTTGACCTTTTTGGTGAGGAGACCGAGGAGGAGAAGAAGGCAGCCGCAGAACGCGCTGCTGCAGTTAAGGCTTCTAGCAAGAAGAAAGAAT CTGGGAAGTCCTCAGTTTTGCTTGATGTGAAACCATGGGACGATGAGACTGACATGGCCAAGCTGGAGGAAGCTGTGAGAAGCGTCAAGATGGAGGGCCTTCTGTGGGGTGCTT CCAAGCTCATGCCAGTTGGATATGGCATCAAGAAGCTTCAGATCATGATGACCATCATTGATGATCTTGTCTCTGTTGACACACTAATTGAGGACCATCTGTGTGTTGAACCAGCGAACGAGTACATCCAGAGCTGCGACATTGTTGCGTTCAACAAAATTTGTGAGTTTCTTCAGCTCCTTTAA
- the LOC127332686 gene encoding elongation factor 1-delta 1 isoform X2, whose product MAPSFNVNSEAGLKNLDTYLLSRSYISGYQASKDDMAVFAEFSVAPPSKYTNVVRWYYHIDALLKLSGVTAAGQGVKVESSIVPEASTSADTKGKAPAADDDDDDDVDLFGEETEEEKKAAAERAAAVKASSKKKESGKSSVLLDVKPWDDETDMAKLEEAVRSVKMEGLLWGASKLMPVGYGIKKLQIMMTIIDDLVSVDTLIEDHLCVEPANEYIQSCDIVAFNKI is encoded by the exons ATGGCGCCTTCCTTCAATGTCAACTCCGAGGCTGGCCTTAAAAACCTTGATACATACCTTCTGTCCCGCAGCTACATCTCTGG ATACCAAGCTTCCAAGGATGACATGGCtgtgtttgctgaattttcggttGCCCCTCCCTCAAAGTACACCAATGTTGTAAGGTGGTACTATCACATCGATGCACTCCTAAAGCTGAG TGGAGTTACTGCAGCTGGTCAAGGTGTCAAGGTCGAGTCTTCAATTGTCCCTGAAGCATCTACTTCTGCTGATACCAAGGGAAAG GCTCCTGCagctgatgatgacgatgatgacgatgTTGACCTTTTTGGTGAGGAGACCGAGGAGGAGAAGAAGGCAGCCGCAGAACGCGCTGCTGCAGTTAAGGCTTCTAGCAAGAAGAAAGAAT CTGGGAAGTCCTCAGTTTTGCTTGATGTGAAACCATGGGACGATGAGACTGACATGGCCAAGCTGGAGGAAGCTGTGAGAAGCGTCAAGATGGAGGGCCTTCTGTGGGGTGCTT CCAAGCTCATGCCAGTTGGATATGGCATCAAGAAGCTTCAGATCATGATGACCATCATTGATGATCTTGTCTCTGTTGACACACTAATTGAGGACCATCTGTGTGTTGAACCAGCGAACGAGTACATCCAGAGCTGCGACATTGTTGCGTTCAACAAAATTT AA